Proteins from a genomic interval of Papaver somniferum cultivar HN1 chromosome 4, ASM357369v1, whole genome shotgun sequence:
- the LOC113275397 gene encoding alpha/beta hydrolase domain-containing protein 17C-like — protein sequence MGGVTSSIAAKFAFFPPTPSSYTVITEEITPSSSSSTAAAGDDAAKSKKTLFVIPEVPKRDNVDVLKLKTRRGNEIVAVYFKHPKATATLLYSHGNAADLGQMFELFVELSLRLRINLLGYDYSGYGQSTGKPSESNTYADIEAAYKCVKEQYGAKDEEIILYGQSVGSGPTLDLASHLPNLRAVVLHSPILSGLRVLYPVKRTYWFDIYKNIDKILLVSCPVLVIHGTADQVVDCAHGKQLWELSKEKYEPLWVSGGGHCNLELYPEYIKHMKKFISAIGKSKASSTSSSKSTKKESTSEQTKLLESAKSELSEVVSDQPPEEASRNSLDSRLEKSKKPSKTEKSRMSVDRYRRRKGLVW from the exons atgggtgGAGTAACTTCATCAATAGCAGCTAAATTTGCTTTTTTCCCTCCAACCCCATCTTCATATACTGTTATTACAGAAGAAataacaccatcttcttcatcatcaacagcagcagcaggtgatGATGCAGCTAAGAGTAAAAAGACCCTTTTTGTAATACCTGAAGTACCAAAAAGAGATAACGTTGATGTGTTGAAACTGAAGACTAGAAGAGGGAATGAAATCGTAGCCGTTTATTTTAAGCATCCTAAGGCTACTGCTACTCTTCTTTATTCTCATGGAAATGCTGCAGACTTAGGTCAAATGTTTGAGCTTTTTGTTGAATTAAGTCTTCGTCTCAGAATCAATctcttggg GTATGACTACTCTGGATATGGACAATCGACTGGAAAG CCAAGTGAATCTAACACGTATGCAGACATTGAGGCAGCATATAAATGCGTCAAAGAGCAGTATGGAGCGAAAGATGAGGAAATAATCTTATATGGTCAGTCTGTTGGAAGTGGTCCAACCCTAGATCTGGCTTCTCACTTACCAAACTTGAGAGCAGTAGTTCTACATAGTCCGATTCTCTCTGGTTTGAGAGTTTTGTACCCTGTAAAACGAACATACTGGTTTGACATTTACAAG AATATTGACAAAATACTTTTGGTGAGCTGTCCAGTTCTAGTAATTCAC GGGACAGCGGATCAAGTTGTTGATTGTGCTCATGGTAAGCAGCTTTGGGAGCTTAGCAAGGAGAAGTACGAACCACTGTGGGTAAGTGGAGGTGGCCATTGCAATCTTGAACTATACCCCGAATATATTAAGcacatgaagaaatttatatcagCCATTGGCAAGTCAAAGGCTTCGTCTACTAGCAGTTCCAAAAGCACAAAAAAGGAATCAACTAGTGAGCAGACTAAACTTTTGGAGAGTGCAAAGTCTGAGTTATCTGAAGTTGTGTCTGACCAGCCACCAGAAGAAGCCTCAAGAAACAGTTTAGATAGCCGACTTGAGAAATCTAAGAAGCCTAGCAAAACTGAAAAATCACGGATGAGTGTTGACAGGTACAGAAGAAGAAAGGGCTTGGTGTGGTga